One window from the genome of Engraulis encrasicolus isolate BLACKSEA-1 chromosome 16, IST_EnEncr_1.0, whole genome shotgun sequence encodes:
- the urod gene encoding uroporphyrinogen decarboxylase, with protein MVMSNHILPKDFPELKNDTFLRAARGEEIEHVPVWCMRQAGRYLPEFRESRAGKDFFDTCRSPEACCELTLQPLRRFPFDAAIIFSDILVIPQALGMDVQMVPGKGPTFPEPLKEPEDLQTLRSKVDVQAELGYVFKAITLTRHRLEGKVPLIGFTGAPWTLMAYMIEGGGSTTHSKAKRWLYRHPEASHQLLKQLTDVIVEYLVGQVAAGAQALQVFESHAGCLGPVEFREFSLPYLRDISKRVKKCLKAGGLEEVPMIVFAKDGHYGLEDLSQSHYEVVGLDWTIEPRSARARTEGRVSLQGNMDPCALYAPKERISEIVKKMLEGFGTRGYIANLGHGLYPDMDPESVGAFVEAVHTHSRQLLK; from the exons ATGGTCATGAGTAATCACATTCT ACCCAAAGACTTTCCTGAGttgaaaaatgacacattcctgcGTGCAGCACGAGGGGAGGAGATTGAGCATGTCCCTGTTTGGTGTATGAGACAAGCTGGCAGGTACTTACCAG AGTTCAGGGAATCTCGAGCTGGGAAAGACTTCTTCGACACATGCCGCTCACCTGAGGCTTGCTGTGAGCTTACCCTACAG CCCCTGAGACGTTTCCCATTCGATGCAGCAATTATCTTCTCTGATATCCTCGTCATTCCCCAG GCCTTGGGTATGGACGTTCAGATGGTTCCGGGCAAAGGGCCTACCTTCCCAGAGCCACTGAAGGAGCCGGAGGACCTGCAGACCCTGAGAAGTAAGGTTGATGTACAGGCTGAGTTGGGCTACGTGTTCAAGGCAATCACACTAACACGCCATCGCTTGGAGGGAAAGGTGCCCCTCATTGGCTTCACTGGAGCTCCG TGGACTCTGATGGCCTACATGATCGAGGGCGGAGGCTCCACCACGCACTCCAAAGCCAAGCGCTGGCTGTACCGCCACCCAGAGGCCAGCCACCAGCTGCTCAAACAGCTCACAGACGTCATCGTGGAGTACCTGGTGGGACAGGTGGCGGCGGGGGCACAG GCTTTGCAAGTATTTGAGTCACACGCCGGTTGCCTGGGGCCAGTGGAGTTCCGTGAGTTTTCGCTGCCGTATCTCAGAGATATCTCAAAGAGGGTGAAGAAGTGTCTCAAGGCCGGCGGCCTGGAGGAAGTGCCCATG ATTGTTTTTGCGAAGGATGGACATTACGGCTTAGAGGACCTTTCCCAGTCTCATTATGAGGTTGTGGGTCTGGACTGGACCATCGAGCCTCGGTCTGCGCG GGCGAGAACCGAAGGCAGAGTCAGTCTCCAAGGCAACATGGACCCCTGTGCTCTCTATGCCCCAAAG GAGCGTATATCGGAGATTGTGAAGAAGATGCTGGAAGGGTTTGGCACAAGAGGATACATCGCCAACCTGGGTCACggcctgtacccagacatggACCCTGAGAGTGTGGGTGCCTTCGTGGAGGCCGTCCATACCCATTCCCGTCAGCTTCTCAAGTGA